In Bacillus thermozeamaize, one DNA window encodes the following:
- a CDS encoding RIP metalloprotease RseP yields MQTAITIVLVLSVLIFFHELGHLLMAKRAGILCREFAIGFGPKLFSFKIGETRYSIRLFPLGGYVRMAGEDPEVIEIQRGQRIGLQLNDNQAVTRLFVNPPDSQPSLVGTVREIDLEKELFVVVEDDERQELRFPVEPRAVIHHGHEEVQIAPIDRQFTGKTIGQRFLTIFAGPAMNFLLAIFFFILAAWLYGVPSDEPVVGGIEPGTPAEVYGLKEGDRIVAIDGEPVSDWEALVNKVSSSPGMPLRLTIERQGSPLTLDVTPAQDNGRGKLGIYPTTERTPDKVIPYGFAQSWFFTKATFQGFGMLITGAASFNDLAGPVGIFKMTGDMAAQGLGTLLIWTGLLSINLAVFNILPIPALDGGRLIFLAIEALRGKPIDPHKESMVHLIGFALLMLLMIAVTYNDVMRFFG; encoded by the coding sequence TTGCAAACGGCCATAACCATTGTCCTGGTTCTCTCAGTCCTGATCTTTTTTCACGAATTGGGCCACCTGTTGATGGCAAAACGGGCAGGCATCTTATGTCGCGAATTTGCCATCGGGTTTGGACCCAAGCTGTTTTCGTTTAAAATCGGGGAGACCAGGTACTCCATTCGCCTGTTTCCGCTCGGCGGGTATGTGCGGATGGCCGGAGAGGACCCTGAAGTGATTGAGATCCAGCGTGGCCAACGAATCGGCTTGCAGTTAAACGACAATCAGGCAGTAACCCGGCTCTTCGTGAACCCTCCCGATTCCCAGCCGTCGCTTGTGGGGACTGTCCGGGAAATTGACCTGGAAAAAGAACTTTTTGTGGTCGTGGAGGATGATGAACGGCAGGAGTTGCGTTTTCCAGTTGAGCCCCGCGCTGTCATCCATCATGGTCATGAAGAGGTGCAAATTGCGCCGATCGATCGGCAATTCACAGGAAAGACGATTGGACAGCGGTTTTTGACCATCTTTGCCGGGCCGGCGATGAACTTTTTGTTGGCGATTTTCTTTTTTATTCTTGCTGCATGGCTTTATGGTGTGCCCTCCGATGAGCCGGTGGTCGGGGGGATCGAGCCGGGAACGCCCGCTGAAGTTTACGGCTTGAAAGAAGGAGATCGGATTGTCGCGATTGACGGCGAGCCGGTTTCCGACTGGGAGGCTTTGGTGAACAAGGTTTCTTCCTCGCCGGGCATGCCGCTGCGCTTGACGATTGAACGCCAGGGATCTCCGCTGACGCTTGATGTTACCCCTGCGCAAGACAATGGCCGCGGAAAGCTGGGCATTTACCCTACCACGGAACGGACGCCTGACAAGGTGATCCCTTATGGCTTTGCCCAGTCCTGGTTTTTCACCAAGGCCACCTTTCAAGGATTTGGCATGTTGATCACTGGGGCCGCATCCTTCAACGACTTGGCCGGTCCAGTCGGGATTTTCAAGATGACAGGAGACATGGCAGCCCAGGGGCTGGGCACGTTGCTCATTTGGACCGGATTGCTGAGCATCAACTTGGCTGTATTCAATATCTTGCCGATTCCTGCTTTGGATGGCGGACGGCTGATTTTCCTCGCCATTGAGGCCCTGCGCGGGAAACCCATCGACCCGCACAAGGAGAGCATGGTGCACCTGATCGGATTTGCCCTGTTAATGTTGTTGATGATTGCGGTCACTTACAATGATGTGATGAGATTTTTCGGTTAA
- a CDS encoding 4-hydroxy-3-methylbut-2-en-1-yl diphosphate synthase, translated as MYTREQTRPVYVGGVRIGGQNQVVIQSMTTTDTRDTKATLAQIERLAEAGCQIVRLSVLNEGQAEALKEIKKHSPLPLVADIHFDYRLALKSLESGVDKIRINPGNIGSRERVKMVVEACRERGVPIRIGVNSGSVERPLLEKYGYPTAEAMVESALKHVEILEDLDFTDIVISLKSSNVRTMLETYEQMAKLRPYPLHVGVTEAGTAFAGGIKSAVGIGAVLAKGIGDTIRVSLSADPVEEIKVAKEILKSLELKTDEPQVIACPSCGRCRIDLVGLATRVEEAVKGLKIPLKIAVMGCAVNGPGEAREADVGVAGGDGEGLIFRDGKIVRKVKESELFDELMQEIEAIVESGGKQ; from the coding sequence GTGTATACGCGAGAGCAGACCAGGCCCGTCTATGTGGGCGGGGTCCGGATTGGCGGGCAAAACCAGGTGGTCATCCAGTCGATGACCACCACGGATACGCGGGACACGAAGGCCACGTTGGCGCAAATCGAGCGGCTGGCAGAAGCTGGCTGCCAGATCGTCCGCCTGTCGGTCCTCAATGAAGGACAGGCGGAAGCCTTGAAGGAGATCAAAAAGCATTCGCCGTTGCCCCTGGTGGCCGATATCCATTTTGATTATCGCCTGGCCTTGAAGTCGCTGGAAAGCGGCGTGGACAAAATCCGGATCAATCCGGGGAATATCGGTTCCCGGGAACGGGTCAAGATGGTGGTGGAGGCCTGCCGGGAGCGAGGCGTGCCCATTCGCATCGGTGTCAATTCAGGTTCGGTTGAGCGGCCGCTGCTTGAGAAATACGGGTATCCCACAGCAGAGGCAATGGTGGAGAGCGCCCTGAAACATGTCGAGATTTTGGAAGACCTGGACTTTACCGATATCGTCATATCCTTGAAATCCTCCAATGTGCGGACCATGCTGGAAACCTATGAACAAATGGCGAAGCTCCGCCCTTATCCGTTGCATGTGGGGGTGACGGAAGCGGGAACCGCTTTTGCCGGCGGAATCAAGTCGGCCGTGGGGATTGGCGCCGTGCTGGCGAAGGGAATTGGCGATACGATCCGCGTCAGTCTCAGCGCAGATCCTGTGGAAGAGATCAAGGTGGCGAAAGAGATCCTCAAAAGCCTCGAATTGAAGACCGATGAGCCGCAGGTCATCGCCTGTCCTTCGTGCGGGCGCTGCCGGATTGATCTGGTTGGATTGGCTACGCGTGTGGAAGAGGCTGTCAAGGGATTGAAGATCCCGTTGAAGATCGCAGTGATGGGGTGCGCCGTCAATGGTCCGGGAGAGGCTCGTGAAGCGGATGTAGGCGTAGCCGGCGGAGATGGGGAAGGCTTGATCTTTCGGGACGGGAAGATCGTGCGTAAAGTGAAGGAGTCAGAGCTGTTTGATGAACTGATGCAGGAAATCGAGGCGATTGTAGAATCCGGTGGAAAACAGTGA
- a CDS encoding proline--tRNA ligase, which yields MRQTDLLIPTLREVPAEAEMISHRLMLRAGLIRMLVSGVYTFLPLGLRVLHKVERIVREEMDRAGAQEVLLPALQPGELWQKSGRWDTYGPELVRLEDRHGRQMVLGPTHEEVITALLAAEVNSYRKLPQILYQIQTKFRDERRPRSGLLRAREFIMKDAYSFDVDEAGLARSYQAMYEAYNRIFARMGLDFRAVEADAGAIGGTGTHEFIVLSDAGEDTIVSCTRCEYAANIEKAEVAAAAGRRQQVEEARKQAAALEKVHTPGMKTMEEVSQYLALPPSQMIKTLLYQADDRVVAALVRGDHELNEIKLKAHLGVDKLELANQETVQQLTSADVGFAGPVGLSVDIYADYAVAEMTEAVIGANQTDYHYLHAVPERDFQVKAYLDLRVIQEGDDCPRCGGAIHFSRGIEVGHIFQLGTRYSEKLGAYYLDENGQRKPMIMGCYGIGVSRLIPAVIEQSHDEYGIIWPQSIAPFQVHLIPVNLQDEAQRKLTEELYQWLRDQAIEVLLDDRPERVGVKLNDADLIGIPWRILVGKKAVEGRVELKNRKTGEVQEWELTSLKEQLITLLEQ from the coding sequence ATGAGGCAAACTGATCTGCTCATCCCGACACTGCGGGAAGTGCCGGCTGAGGCGGAAATGATCAGCCACCGCCTCATGTTGCGGGCGGGTTTGATACGGATGTTGGTTTCGGGCGTGTATACTTTTTTGCCCTTGGGCTTGCGCGTGCTGCACAAGGTGGAACGCATCGTCCGGGAGGAAATGGACCGGGCAGGAGCACAGGAGGTTTTGCTGCCGGCGTTGCAGCCAGGGGAACTGTGGCAGAAAAGCGGCCGTTGGGATACCTATGGCCCGGAGCTGGTCCGGCTGGAAGACCGGCATGGCAGGCAGATGGTGCTGGGTCCGACGCACGAAGAGGTGATTACGGCGCTGCTGGCAGCCGAGGTCAATTCCTATCGCAAGCTGCCCCAGATCCTCTACCAGATCCAGACCAAGTTTCGCGATGAACGCCGTCCCCGTTCCGGATTGTTGCGGGCGCGGGAGTTCATCATGAAGGATGCCTATTCCTTTGATGTGGATGAGGCAGGACTGGCGCGCAGTTATCAGGCGATGTACGAGGCGTACAACCGCATTTTTGCCCGGATGGGTCTTGACTTTCGTGCGGTCGAGGCGGATGCGGGTGCCATTGGCGGCACCGGTACGCATGAATTCATCGTCCTCTCTGATGCAGGGGAAGATACGATTGTCTCTTGCACGCGCTGTGAATATGCCGCCAATATTGAAAAAGCGGAGGTGGCTGCCGCGGCTGGCAGGCGGCAGCAGGTGGAAGAGGCGCGAAAGCAGGCCGCCGCGCTTGAAAAGGTACATACACCTGGCATGAAGACGATGGAAGAGGTCAGCCAGTATTTGGCCCTGCCGCCCTCGCAGATGATCAAGACGCTGCTCTATCAAGCGGATGATCGGGTTGTGGCGGCGTTGGTCCGGGGCGATCATGAATTGAATGAAATCAAGCTGAAAGCGCATCTTGGCGTGGACAAGCTGGAACTGGCCAATCAGGAAACGGTGCAACAGTTGACCTCGGCTGATGTCGGCTTTGCGGGGCCGGTGGGCCTGTCAGTGGATATCTATGCCGATTATGCGGTTGCCGAGATGACGGAAGCAGTGATTGGTGCCAACCAGACCGATTATCATTACCTGCATGCGGTGCCGGAACGGGATTTTCAGGTAAAGGCCTACTTGGACCTGCGCGTGATTCAAGAAGGGGATGACTGTCCGCGCTGTGGCGGCGCGATCCATTTTTCCCGCGGCATTGAAGTGGGCCACATTTTTCAGCTGGGAACCCGTTATTCGGAAAAACTGGGCGCCTATTACTTGGACGAAAACGGACAACGCAAGCCCATGATCATGGGATGTTACGGTATCGGCGTGAGCCGGCTGATCCCAGCCGTCATCGAACAATCGCATGATGAATATGGAATCATCTGGCCGCAGAGCATCGCGCCCTTCCAGGTCCACTTGATTCCCGTCAACCTTCAGGACGAAGCACAGCGCAAGCTGACGGAGGAGCTATATCAGTGGCTGCGGGATCAAGCGATTGAAGTATTGCTGGATGATCGTCCGGAGCGGGTGGGTGTGAAGCTGAACGATGCCGATCTGATTGGCATTCCCTGGCGTATCCTGGTTGGCAAGAAGGCCGTTGAAGGACGGGTTGAACTGAAAAATCGAAAGACCGGCGAGGTTCAGGAGTGGGAGCTCACCTCCCTGAAGGAACAGCTTATAACATTGTTGGAACAGTAA
- the polC gene encoding PolC-type DNA polymerase III (catalyzes DNA-template-directed extension of the 3'- end of a DNA strand by one nucleotide at a time; required for leading strand synthesis; PolC exhibits 3' to 5' exonuclease activity), protein MAAGGIAKPLAVLFEQTVIPESQWAYFSKAQVEKVEVYPEQREWVIQLRLPEMVPAVVFEQVTTQIARKLSGMVRVTFRCRHDRLDLDHFLREYWTYLIARLSLPAHVHQWLREATWRLEEQRLCLQVTQPLMYELLEKKNLLQMLRQLILDMTGIPLQVKVEYQDDLQRRQQLEEQRRTEEQMLIQQAQQALAEARAQSEPETGPGELLYGSRISSPPTPLHEVREEEQNLTIQGEVFATEWRELKNGKKLLLLSVTDYTDSIQVKVFVRDKEDEALLNRIEKGTWLKIRGHAQVDFYSRELTLVASDLHGIPPQVRQDLAEEKRVELHAHTSMSAMDGVVDVANLVKQAAEWGHPAIAITDHGVVQSFPDAYEAGKKYGVKILYGMEAYVVDDGVPIVWQPEDRQLAEATYVIFDTETTGLSANYHELIEIGAVKMKNGQVIDRYETFVKPNEPISPAITRLTGITNEMVSDAPDLKTALSGFRDFCKGAILAAHNARFDLGFINAAYKKLGWPAISEPVVDTLELARFLYPRLKNHRLNTLCETFQIPLSHHHRAYHDAEATGQLLWRMIQDLLQKGILSLAQLNHQGNGTEWKKSRPFHVSLLVQNQTGLKNLYRLVSLSHLEYFHRVPRIPKRLLMQMREGLLVGSACQRGELFETLLQKSLEEAEEVAQFYDYLEIQPLDQLIPLIERGVVQDEENLRDLHRKIVAIGEKLGKPVVATGDLHYLHPHDAIFRKILTAGKVSADELTPAYFRTTEEMMECFSHLGADKAKEVVVEWPKQVAAMIEPLKPFPDDLHTPVIEGADQAIRQMSYEKARQIYGDPLPEIVQQRLEKELESIIGNGFAVIYYIAHKLVAHSLKNGYLVGSRGSVGSSLVATMTEITEVNPLPPHYVCLSCHYHQFFTDGSVGSGFDLPDADCPRCGKKLHKDGHDIPFETFMGFEGDKVPDIDLNFSGEYQPRAHKYTEELFGKDYVFRAGTISTVAEKTAYGFVRKYLEENNLQLRSVEVERLVAGCTGIKRTTGQHPGGLMVIPQYMEVYDFTPLQRPADDVASDTVTTHFDYHAISGRLLKLDILGHDDPTVIRMLQDLTGVDPKKIPVDDPKVLSLFYSTEALGVTPEQIRSNTGTLGIPEFGTRFVRQMLEETRPTTFAELVRISGLSHGTDVWINNAQEVIRSGKAVLAEVISTRDDIMVYLIHRGLNPSQAFKIMERVRKGKGLTDEDIQVMKEHHVPDWYIESCQKIKYMFPKAHAVAYVLMALRIAWFKVYRPIEFYATYFTVRADDFDMQLALQGPDAIMLKMDEIQEKGNQASPKEKSLLVVMELALEMLQRGFRFQKVDLQRSDAVRFLIDGNTLIPPFRALSGIGESAARSIVRAREEQPFLSVEDFQERTRVSRTVTEQLAEMGCFDELPESNQLSLF, encoded by the coding sequence ATGGCAGCCGGGGGAATCGCCAAGCCGTTGGCCGTGCTTTTCGAGCAGACCGTCATTCCGGAATCGCAATGGGCGTATTTTTCAAAGGCGCAGGTTGAAAAGGTGGAGGTATATCCCGAACAACGGGAGTGGGTGATTCAATTACGATTGCCGGAGATGGTTCCGGCAGTTGTTTTTGAGCAGGTGACAACGCAGATAGCCCGTAAGCTGAGCGGCATGGTGCGGGTGACTTTCCGATGCCGTCACGATCGGCTCGATCTGGATCATTTTCTCCGTGAATACTGGACATACCTCATTGCGCGGCTGTCTCTGCCAGCTCATGTGCACCAATGGCTTCGGGAAGCGACGTGGCGGCTTGAGGAACAGCGGTTATGCCTGCAGGTTACGCAGCCGTTGATGTATGAACTGTTGGAGAAGAAAAACCTCCTGCAGATGCTGCGTCAGCTGATACTGGACATGACAGGCATACCCTTGCAAGTGAAAGTGGAGTATCAGGATGATCTTCAGCGGCGCCAGCAGCTGGAGGAACAAAGGCGAACCGAGGAACAGATGCTCATTCAGCAGGCCCAGCAGGCATTGGCGGAGGCGCGCGCCCAGTCGGAACCTGAGACGGGTCCTGGCGAGCTCCTGTATGGATCCAGGATAAGCAGTCCTCCGACTCCCTTGCATGAGGTTCGCGAAGAAGAGCAGAACCTGACGATTCAGGGAGAGGTCTTCGCTACGGAATGGCGGGAATTGAAAAACGGCAAGAAACTGCTTCTTCTGTCGGTTACCGATTACACCGATTCGATCCAGGTGAAGGTGTTTGTCCGGGATAAAGAAGATGAAGCCCTGTTGAATCGGATCGAGAAGGGAACCTGGCTGAAAATCCGCGGCCATGCGCAGGTTGATTTCTATTCACGCGAGTTGACCCTGGTCGCTTCCGATCTTCACGGCATTCCGCCACAGGTTCGTCAGGATCTGGCAGAGGAGAAGCGGGTTGAGCTGCATGCCCATACCTCGATGAGCGCGATGGACGGCGTGGTGGATGTTGCAAATCTTGTAAAGCAGGCCGCAGAATGGGGCCATCCCGCGATCGCGATTACCGACCATGGAGTGGTGCAGAGTTTTCCCGATGCCTATGAGGCGGGAAAGAAATACGGCGTCAAAATTTTATACGGCATGGAAGCCTATGTGGTGGATGACGGGGTGCCCATCGTCTGGCAACCCGAAGACAGACAGCTGGCAGAAGCCACCTATGTGATTTTCGACACAGAGACCACCGGCCTGTCGGCCAATTATCATGAATTGATCGAGATTGGCGCCGTGAAAATGAAAAACGGCCAGGTCATTGATCGGTATGAAACCTTCGTCAAACCGAACGAACCGATTTCGCCAGCGATTACGCGCTTGACCGGCATTACCAATGAAATGGTCAGTGATGCTCCCGATCTCAAAACGGCGCTCAGCGGTTTTCGCGATTTCTGCAAAGGAGCCATCCTTGCGGCACATAACGCCCGATTTGACCTTGGATTTATCAATGCGGCCTATAAGAAACTGGGCTGGCCCGCCATTTCGGAACCGGTTGTGGATACGTTGGAATTGGCCCGCTTTTTATATCCGCGGCTGAAAAATCACCGGCTGAACACGCTTTGTGAGACGTTCCAGATTCCGCTGTCCCATCACCACCGGGCCTACCACGACGCCGAAGCGACCGGACAACTGTTGTGGCGGATGATTCAGGATCTGTTGCAGAAGGGGATCCTCTCGCTGGCGCAACTGAACCATCAAGGAAATGGCACGGAATGGAAAAAAAGCCGTCCATTTCATGTCAGCTTGTTGGTCCAGAATCAGACCGGTTTAAAAAACCTGTATCGACTGGTTTCGCTGTCCCACCTGGAATACTTTCACCGCGTTCCGCGGATTCCCAAGCGGTTGTTGATGCAAATGCGGGAAGGCCTTCTGGTAGGCAGCGCCTGTCAACGGGGAGAGTTGTTCGAAACCCTTTTGCAAAAATCCCTGGAAGAAGCGGAAGAGGTGGCCCAGTTTTATGATTATCTGGAAATCCAACCCTTGGATCAGCTGATCCCCCTGATCGAACGGGGTGTGGTTCAGGATGAAGAAAACCTGCGGGATCTGCACCGGAAAATCGTGGCAATTGGCGAAAAACTGGGGAAGCCTGTGGTGGCCACTGGGGATCTGCATTACCTGCATCCGCATGATGCCATTTTTCGCAAGATCTTGACCGCCGGAAAGGTTTCTGCCGATGAACTGACGCCCGCCTACTTTCGTACGACAGAGGAAATGATGGAGTGTTTTTCCCATCTGGGCGCAGACAAGGCCAAAGAGGTGGTTGTTGAGTGGCCGAAACAAGTGGCGGCGATGATTGAGCCGCTCAAGCCATTTCCCGATGACCTGCATACGCCGGTGATTGAGGGGGCGGATCAGGCCATTCGCCAAATGAGTTATGAGAAAGCGCGGCAAATCTACGGAGACCCCTTGCCGGAAATCGTGCAGCAGCGGCTGGAGAAGGAACTGGAAAGCATTATCGGCAACGGCTTTGCCGTCATCTATTACATCGCCCACAAACTGGTGGCGCACTCCCTGAAAAACGGGTACCTGGTCGGGTCAAGGGGTTCCGTCGGATCTTCCCTTGTTGCCACGATGACCGAGATCACGGAAGTAAACCCCCTGCCCCCCCATTACGTCTGCCTGTCCTGCCATTATCATCAATTTTTTACCGATGGCTCGGTCGGTTCGGGGTTTGACCTGCCGGATGCCGATTGTCCTCGGTGCGGCAAGAAATTGCACAAAGACGGGCATGATATTCCTTTTGAGACGTTTATGGGTTTTGAAGGAGATAAGGTGCCGGACATCGATCTGAACTTTTCCGGTGAATACCAGCCACGGGCGCATAAATACACAGAGGAACTGTTCGGCAAGGATTACGTTTTCCGTGCCGGGACCATTTCTACCGTGGCCGAAAAAACGGCCTACGGGTTTGTCCGCAAGTATCTGGAGGAAAACAATCTGCAGCTTCGGAGCGTTGAGGTGGAAAGGCTGGTGGCCGGTTGTACGGGAATCAAGCGGACAACGGGGCAGCATCCGGGGGGGCTGATGGTGATCCCGCAGTACATGGAGGTGTATGATTTTACGCCTCTCCAGCGGCCGGCGGATGATGTGGCTTCCGATACCGTGACGACGCACTTTGACTACCATGCCATCAGCGGCAGGTTGCTCAAGCTGGATATTCTTGGCCACGACGATCCGACCGTGATCCGGATGTTGCAGGATTTGACCGGTGTCGATCCGAAAAAAATCCCGGTGGATGATCCCAAAGTGCTTTCATTGTTTTACAGCACCGAGGCACTCGGCGTCACACCGGAACAGATTCGCTCAAACACGGGGACCCTGGGGATTCCGGAGTTTGGCACCCGGTTTGTCAGGCAGATGCTGGAGGAGACCAGGCCGACCACTTTTGCGGAATTGGTCCGCATCTCCGGCCTGTCGCACGGAACCGATGTGTGGATCAACAACGCGCAGGAAGTGATTCGCTCCGGGAAGGCGGTCCTTGCGGAAGTGATCTCCACCCGCGATGACATTATGGTGTATCTGATCCACCGCGGCCTTAACCCCTCGCAGGCCTTTAAAATCATGGAGCGCGTGCGCAAGGGAAAGGGATTGACGGACGAGGACATCCAGGTCATGAAGGAACATCACGTGCCCGATTGGTATATCGAATCCTGCCAGAAGATCAAATACATGTTTCCCAAGGCCCACGCAGTGGCCTATGTCTTGATGGCGCTGCGGATTGCCTGGTTTAAGGTCTACCGGCCGATCGAGTTCTATGCCACTTACTTCACGGTGCGGGCCGATGATTTTGACATGCAACTGGCGCTCCAGGGACCTGATGCCATCATGTTGAAAATGGATGAAATCCAGGAAAAAGGCAATCAGGCTTCGCCGAAGGAAAAATCGCTCCTGGTCGTGATGGAACTGGCGCTGGAAATGCTCCAACGGGGTTTTCGCTTTCAAAAGGTGGATTTGCAACGTTCTGATGCCGTGCGCTTTCTCATCGACGGCAATACGCTGATTCCACCTTTCCGGGCACTTTCGGGGATTGGCGAAAGCGCGGCCCGGAGCATTGTTCGTGCGCGGGAAGAGCAGCCTTTCTTGTCCGTAGAAGATTTTCAGGAACGCACCCGGGTTTCCAGAACCGTGACGGAGCAGCTGGCGGAGATGGGCTGTTTTGACGAGCTGCCGGAATCCAACCAGTTGTCGCTGTTTTGA
- a CDS encoding ribosome maturation factor RimP, giving the protein MKEKVAQVTEELVTPILEREGLELVDIEYVREGSNWFLRVLIDKEGGVDLDACGRVSEQLSKLLDRRDPIPGPYILEVSSPGAERPLKTDRDLERSLGKPVMVTLYEPFAGSKKHTGRLDAFDKHVLTLALETGERLEIPREKVAQTRLTVDWTGL; this is encoded by the coding sequence ATGAAAGAGAAAGTGGCGCAAGTAACGGAAGAGCTGGTCACGCCGATTTTGGAGCGGGAAGGGTTGGAGCTGGTCGACATTGAGTATGTCAGGGAAGGAAGCAATTGGTTCCTGCGCGTCTTGATCGACAAAGAAGGGGGCGTCGATCTGGATGCCTGCGGAAGGGTGAGCGAACAACTGAGCAAGTTGCTGGATCGGCGGGATCCGATACCCGGCCCGTATATTCTCGAAGTGTCTTCTCCAGGTGCGGAACGGCCGCTCAAAACGGATCGGGACCTGGAGCGTTCGCTTGGCAAGCCCGTTATGGTCACCCTGTACGAACCCTTTGCAGGGAGCAAAAAACATACCGGCCGGCTGGATGCCTTTGACAAGCATGTGTTGACACTGGCCCTTGAAACGGGGGAGCGCCTCGAAATTCCGCGGGAAAAAGTGGCGCAGACCCGCCTGACCGTCGATTGGACGGGTTTGTGA
- the nusA gene encoding transcription termination/antitermination protein NusA (modifies transcription through interactions with RNA polymerase affecting elongation, readthrough, termination, and antitermination): MNKEFISALEQLATEKGISQEVLLEAIEAALISAYKRNFNTAQNVRVDINRETGAVKVYARKTVVEEVLDPRLEISLDAARQMNSLYQLGDVVELEVTPKDFGRIAAQTAKQVVTQRIREAERGVIYELFVDREEDIVTGLVQRQDHRFIYVDLGKTEALLPVQEVMPTERLQQGERIKAFITKVEKTTKGPQIFLSRTHPGLLKRLFELEVPEIYDGVVEIKSVAREAGTRSKIAVHSNLPEVDPVGACVGQKGVRVQNVVNELKGEKIDIVRWSEDPQVYVANALSPSKVISVTLYQEERMARVVVPDYQLSLAIGKEGQNARLAAKLTGWKIDIKSETQAEELARQSQENEGTPLASTSDEVQEV, from the coding sequence TTGAACAAAGAGTTTATCAGTGCACTTGAACAACTGGCTACAGAGAAAGGCATCAGCCAGGAAGTGCTGCTCGAGGCCATTGAGGCCGCACTCATTTCGGCTTATAAAAGGAATTTTAATACGGCTCAGAATGTCCGGGTGGATATCAACCGGGAAACGGGAGCTGTCAAAGTTTATGCGCGCAAGACGGTTGTAGAGGAGGTTCTCGATCCGCGATTGGAGATCAGTTTGGATGCGGCCCGCCAGATGAACTCCCTCTATCAGTTGGGTGATGTGGTGGAACTGGAAGTGACGCCAAAGGATTTTGGACGGATTGCCGCCCAAACGGCCAAGCAGGTGGTCACACAGCGGATCAGGGAGGCTGAGCGCGGCGTCATCTATGAGTTGTTTGTCGACCGTGAGGAAGATATCGTGACCGGACTGGTGCAGCGCCAGGATCATCGTTTTATTTATGTGGACTTGGGCAAGACGGAGGCCCTGTTGCCTGTTCAGGAAGTGATGCCCACAGAACGGCTGCAGCAAGGGGAACGGATCAAGGCGTTTATTACCAAGGTGGAAAAGACGACCAAGGGTCCGCAGATTTTTCTTTCCAGAACCCACCCGGGGTTATTGAAGCGGCTCTTTGAACTGGAAGTGCCAGAGATTTATGATGGCGTGGTCGAAATCAAATCGGTGGCTCGTGAAGCAGGAACCCGTTCCAAAATTGCCGTCCATTCCAACCTGCCTGAGGTGGATCCGGTCGGTGCCTGTGTCGGCCAAAAAGGGGTACGCGTACAAAATGTGGTCAATGAGCTAAAAGGAGAGAAGATTGACATCGTGCGCTGGTCGGAAGACCCGCAAGTGTATGTGGCCAACGCACTCAGTCCTTCAAAAGTGATCTCGGTGACCCTATACCAGGAGGAGCGAATGGCCCGGGTCGTGGTTCCGGATTATCAGTTGTCGCTGGCGATTGGCAAGGAAGGCCAAAATGCGCGTCTGGCCGCCAAATTGACGGGTTGGAAGATTGATATCAAGTCGGAAACGCAGGCGGAAGAACTGGCCAGACAGTCTCAGGAGAATGAGGGGACCCCTTTAGCCTCCACTTCGGATGAAGTTCAGGAAGTGTAG